A single genomic interval of Pogoniulus pusillus isolate bPogPus1 chromosome 24, bPogPus1.pri, whole genome shotgun sequence harbors:
- the LOC135186378 gene encoding olfactory receptor 5AR1-like, producing MQRVNLSTASEFVLVGLSDAPQVRFLLSVLFLIIYLATMAGNIMILIAISTDTRLHNPMYFFLGNLSLLDILCPTVTVPKMLDALLLENKVISFPGCVLQLFFLIDAVGTEIFLLAVMAYDRYIAICHPLQYMHIVSMKLCAHLAIGTWLVGLVNSLLHTSLIFTLSFCGSNEVDQYYCDIPPVLALSCLPTYSRELVILLVAGVLRSSAFVITLISYIYILLAILSMKSSESRHKAFSTCGSHLTVVCLFYGTTICTYVRPSSTYSPQQDRIVSMLYEILTLLLNPIIYSLRNTEVKCALRRVVSQVRTALTRQEHLSQSLASSGPPVIG from the coding sequence ATGCAGAGGGTCAACTTATCAACAGCATCAGAATTTGTTCTTGTGGGCCTTTCTGATGCTCCCCAAGTccgttttcttctctctgtgctgTTCCTGATTATTTATCTGGCTACCATGGCAGGCAACATCATGATCCTTATTGCCATTAGCACAGACACCCGTTTGCACAACCCCATGTACTTCTTTCTGGGCAACTTATCTCTACTGGATATCTTATGTCCCACTGTCACCGTGCCAAAGATGCTGGATGCCTTGTTGCTTGAGAACAAGGTGATTTCCTtccctggctgtgtgctgcagctcttcttCCTCATCGATGCTGTAGGCACAGAgattttcctcctggctgtgaTGGCCTATGACCGTTACATTGCCATATGTCACCCACTGCAGTACATGCACATTGTCAGCATGAAGCTGTGTGCTCACCTAGCCATTGGCACCTGGCTGGTGGGGCTTGTCAATTCTCTCTTGCACACCTCTTTGATTTTCACACTCTCTTTCTGTGGTTCTAATGAGGTGGACCAGTATTACTGTGACATTCCCCCTGTGCTGGCCCTCTCCTGCTTGCCCACTTACAGCAGGGAGCTGGTCATTCTCCTTGTGGCTGGGGTCCTTAGAAGCAGTGCCTTTGTGATCACTCTGATCTCTTATATCTATATCCTCTTGGCCATCCTGAGCATGAAGTCTTCTGAGAGCAGGCACAAAGCCTTCTCCACTTGTGGTTCCCACCTGACAGTTGTATGCCTTTTCTACGGGACCACCATCTGCACGTACGTGCGACCTTCCTCCACCTACTCACCTCAGCAGGACAGGATAGTTTCCATGCTCTATGAaatcctcaccctgctgctaaACCCCATAATCTACAGTCTGAGGAACACAGAAGTCAAATGTGCCCTAAGAAGAGTGGTCAGCCAGGTAAGAACTGCTTTAACAAGACAAGAAcacctctctcagtctttgGCATCCTCTGGACCCCCAGTAATTGGGTAG
- the LOC135186380 gene encoding olfactory receptor 5J3-like, which yields MADENCTKATQFTFLGLTEHPQLMPFLFMLFLGTYVLTLVGNLSLIVLIRVSPQLHTPMYFFLSNLSFLDICYSSTISFKMLLDLPAKHKVISFAGCLTQFYFYACFAATEIYLLAVMAYDRLVAISKPLLYTAVISPGVCKSLVIGSYIAGLLNATVQTSALLRLSFCSPLVINNFYCDAPPLFVVSSTDTRLNELLMFVFVGFILMTTSLLILTSYAFIVVAVIRMGSVRGRHKACSTCASHLAVTFIFYVPTTFNYLQPSSLNSQQSKKIASIFHTIIVPMLNPMIYSLRNKEVRHALHSLVRRKMCS from the coding sequence ATGGCTGATGAGAACTGCACCAAGGCGACCCAGTTCACCTTCTTGGGACTCACAGAGCACCCACAACTGATGCCTTTCCTCTTCATGCTCTTCCTAGGCACCTATGTGCTGACGTTAGTGGGAAACCTCAGCCTGATTGTCCTGatcagggtcagcccccagcttCACACTCCCATGTACTTTTTCCTTAGTAACTTATCCTTCTTAGATATTTGCTACTCCTCTACCATAAGCTTCAAAATGCTGCTGGACCTTCCAGCAAAACACAAAGTAATTTCTTTTGCTGGCTGCCTCACGCAGTTCTATTTCTATGCTTGTTTTGCTGCAACCGAGATTTACCTGCTGGCTGTCATGGCCTATGACCGCCTTGTGGCCATCTCCAAGCCCCTGCTCTACACAGCTGTCATATCTCCTGGTGTCTGCAAAAGCCTGGTCATTGGGTCCTACATTGCAGGGCTGCTTAATGCCACTGTGCAAACAAgtgctctgctcaggctgtcCTTCTGCAGTCCCCTGGTCATCAACAACTTCTACTGCGATGCACCACCgctctttgtggtctcctccaCTGACACACGGCTCAATGAGCTGttaatgtttgtgtttgtggGCTTCATCCTGATGACCACCAGCTTACTCATCCTCACCTCTTATGCCTTCATCGTGGTGGCTGTGATCAGGATGGGCTCTGTTAGAGGCAGGCACAAAGCCTGCTCCACCTGTGCTTCCCACCTGGCAGTCACCTTCATTTTCTATGTGCCTACTACTTTTAATtacctgcagcccagctcactaaactcacagcagagcaagaaAATTGCATCCATCTTTCACACCATTATAGTCCCCATGCTGAACCCCATGATTTACAGCCTGAGAAACAAGGAGGTGAGGCATGCCCTGCACAGTTTGGTCAGGAGGAAAATGTGCTCCTGA